GCGCAGATCCCCTACGTGGGCTGCGACGTGCTCTCGTCGGCGGCGACGATGGACAAAGCGACGACCAAAGCCGTTCTGGCGCGCTGCGGTATCCCGCAGGCCCGCTACGCGGCGTTCCGGCGCGAGGAACTGGACGACATGGGCGGCGTCGTGCGCCGCGTCGAGTCCGAGCTGAGCTATCCCGTTTTCGTCAAGCCGTCCAATGCCGGTTCGTCCTGCGGCGTCTCCAAGGCGGGAAGCCGCGCGCAGCTTGTCGAAGCGCTGAAACTGGCCGCCGCGCAGGACTGCAAGGTGATCGCCGAGGAGACCATCGTCGGCCGCGAACTGGAATGCGCGCTCCTCGGCGGCTGGGACGCCGAGGCCAGCGGCGTGGGCGAGATCCTCGCCGGCGCGGAGTTCTACGATTACGACGCCAAGTACCGCAGCAGCGCCTCGCGCACCGTCGTCGATCCGCCGCTTCCGCCGGGAAAGCGCGAAGAGATCCGCGCCATGGCGAAAAAAATCTTCCGCGCGCTGGACTGCCGCGGCCTTTCGCGCGCCGACTTTTTCCTCGAAAAAGACACGGACCGCGTCGTCTTCAACGAGATCAACACCATCCCCGGCTTTACGGCCATCAGCATGTACCCCAAGCTCTGGGAAGCCGCCGGCGTGCCGCTGCCCGAGCTGGTCGAAAAACTGATCGAAAGCGCCGCCGTCACGTGGCGCCGTTGCTGAGAAGAAAACGATCCGGAACGTATAAAAAACAGGGGAGTCACGGCTGACCGCTGGTATCGGCCATGACTCCCCTGTTTTTTTATCCGCAGGGCGTGACGGGCGCAAAACGCATGTTCCCGTTCAGAGCGCGGAAATAAATTTTTGAACGGCGGGCTGCTGCCCGCTTTCTTTTCGGTAAACCATATAGTGCTGGACGGGCGGGATCTCTTCGCCGCGTATCGGAATGACGCGCAGCCGGCCGGACTGGAGCAGCGCCTCCACGTGTTTTCTGGCCAAAATGGCGTACCAGCCGCCGCCTTTCAGCAGCGGCACAGCGCACGAGGCGATATCCATTCTCAGCTGGAACTGGCAGGAAGGGGGGAAAAGGCGGCGCTGCGTCGTCCCGTAAAGAAAGTTGGAATCTATCAGCGGCAGTTCCTTGACGCTCGCGTATGAAATGCCGCCGCAGTGTTCCGTGTTTTTCGCGTCGGTCACGAGGACGAGTTCGTCTTCGCCGACGCATGTGCAGACGTAATCGGGATTGTGGAACGGGTGGTGCGTGAAGGCGACGTCGAGCAGCGCGCGCCTCAGCTCGTTGAGGAGCGCGCCCGTATGCCCGCACTTTACCCGCACGGAGACGTCGGGATGACGCTGCGCGAAGACGCGGAGACGGCTGCAAAGGTGCATGTCGTAGTAGGCGTACGCGCTCCCCAGGATGAGATACCCTGAATACTGGCCGGTGCGGTTCATCTGACTCAGGGCTTTTTCTTCCAGATTCACGATCTGTTCGGCGTATTCGCGAAGGGCCTGCCCCGCGCCGGTCAGCCTGACGCCGCCGCGCCCGCGCAGAAACAGCGGCTGCCCCGTCTCCTTTTCCAGCTCGCCGATCCGTTTGCTCACCGTGGACTGAGAAATGATCAGCGCCTCGGCGGAACGCGAAAAATTTTTTGTCTCCGCAAGAGAAAGAAACGTCTTGAGCTGCTCCGTGTTCATGTCTGTCCTCGCCTTCCAATTACTTTATCGAATGATTTTAATCGAAATCATTCTCTTTGTAAATTATTCCCGTTGTGCTAGACTGCGTGGTATATTGGTTAGCTTAAGCTAATTTGACGAAATGAACAAGGAAGAGAGGATTCTGACCGAATGAAAGGATACGTACGGTTCTTGTCTTTTGGGATTGCGCTTTTGGCGCTGACGTCGCCAGTCGGGAGGCTCGAAGCGGCGCCCCGCGGCGTTCCCGTCGCGTCCGAACTGGTCGTCGCCGGCAGCGAGATCGCCTGCGGCGTGGATCCGACGGTGTACCCCGCCGCGGATTACCTCCTGAACATGGGGGCGGCCGAGATTCTTTTCAAGGCGGGGGCCGACGGGATTATCCGGCCTTCGCTCGCCAAGGAAGCGATTCAGCTGGACGAACATTCGTGGGAGATCCGCCTGCGTCCCGAGGCCGTTTTCTGGAGCGGGACTCCGGTGACGGCGGAGGCCGTCGTCGCTTCTTTGATGCGCTCGAAGGAGCTGGACATGAAAGCCAACCCCTATCTGAAGGGAATGACGTTTTCCGCCGCGGGGCGCGATACGATCCGGGTCGTGACGGACGCCGCGAACGTGGACATCGCCGAAAACCTCTCCTATCCCCAGCTGGTCATTCACAACACGGCCGCGCCGTACACGTACAATGGCGTCAGCTCGGC
The Pyramidobacter piscolens W5455 DNA segment above includes these coding regions:
- a CDS encoding D-alanine--D-alanine ligase family protein, whose product is METKKKVALLFGGQSSEHEVSCVSGATVARNIDREKYDLLLIGITKEGRWLHVDSTDQIASGEWRRGRRGAALLPDAALKSVLLSDGEKFSLARVDVLFPVLHGLYGEDGCPQGIAELAQIPYVGCDVLSSAATMDKATTKAVLARCGIPQARYAAFRREELDDMGGVVRRVESELSYPVFVKPSNAGSSCGVSKAGSRAQLVEALKLAAAQDCKVIAEETIVGRELECALLGGWDAEASGVGEILAGAEFYDYDAKYRSSASRTVVDPPLPPGKREEIRAMAKKIFRALDCRGLSRADFFLEKDTDRVVFNEINTIPGFTAISMYPKLWEAAGVPLPELVEKLIESAAVTWRRC
- a CDS encoding LysR family transcriptional regulator — its product is MNTEQLKTFLSLAETKNFSRSAEALIISQSTVSKRIGELEKETGQPLFLRGRGGVRLTGAGQALREYAEQIVNLEEKALSQMNRTGQYSGYLILGSAYAYYDMHLCSRLRVFAQRHPDVSVRVKCGHTGALLNELRRALLDVAFTHHPFHNPDYVCTCVGEDELVLVTDAKNTEHCGGISYASVKELPLIDSNFLYGTTQRRLFPPSCQFQLRMDIASCAVPLLKGGGWYAILARKHVEALLQSGRLRVIPIRGEEIPPVQHYMVYRKESGQQPAVQKFISAL